In Acidimicrobiales bacterium, one genomic interval encodes:
- the sodX gene encoding nickel-type superoxide dismutase maturation protease — protein sequence MGMTMLLLRGRRNSAVPTRTVLAATAGCLVGALAGLGAFRRVVVEGDSMRPTLVPGDRVVAVRCRRPRPGDLVVLADPRLAARTLVKRVAAVAPGAVSVVGDAPDASTDSRTFGPVPSVWGRVVYRYGPRERAGRLR from the coding sequence ATGGGCATGACGATGCTCCTCCTTCGTGGGCGACGGAACTCTGCCGTTCCTACCCGAACGGTTCTTGCTGCAACAGCGGGTTGCCTGGTGGGCGCCCTCGCTGGGCTCGGCGCGTTCCGGCGGGTGGTGGTCGAGGGCGACAGTATGCGGCCGACGCTCGTCCCGGGAGATCGCGTCGTGGCCGTGCGCTGCCGCCGCCCCCGGCCGGGCGACCTCGTCGTGCTGGCCGACCCCCGGCTGGCGGCGCGCACACTCGTGAAGCGGGTCGCCGCGGTGGCGCCCGGCGCGGTGAGCGTGGTCGGTGACGCGCCCGACGCCAGCACCGACAGCCGCACGTTCGGGCCGGTGCCGTCGGTGTGGGGCCGGGTGGTGTACCGCTACGGCCCGCGGGAGCGGGCCGGCCGCCTTCGGTGA